Part of the Mya arenaria isolate MELC-2E11 chromosome 8, ASM2691426v1 genome, tcagattatgttaaataagaaaaacatcatccaaaacgttttttttttctgagttTTAATGAATCGGGACCTGAGGTTCCTAAACCAAGATATAAAACATCCGTAGCCTAAGACattgaggacaagttattaaatatcaattatatgtACACAATTGTTGTAATAACAGTATAAGACAACGGTATcttgatgtttcttttttctttaataagttTATACATTTGGTTGTTTATAAAGgttatcaaacatatttcatagttttatGTTACTATAATAATGTTagctggtccattttgatcacgtgatcctCCATGGTACAACATTTATACCTATCCCAAACGACGTCAATAACAGCAAAACATGTAAGGATGTAAATCTGACATGTATCAGGGTAATATTACCggtatattcaaatattgtttgatgacgttaatatgatatatattgtttcaacCATCTTGGCATGTGaggaaaacaatatcattaatattttaaaatctttaatattgttatttccAGTTTTCTGAAGAATGAACACGAAATAACTATTATTGTTGCTTTTAGAGACAATGACAAACATCTCACAAAGGTGAAATTAAGATATGTTTTAAGGATTACAAGGACAAGGTTTCTATACAAACCTCCATGCCGGCGCTATGGGCTGGGACTGAGCTGACTGTCCATCAAGCAGACCCTTCAAATTAGAGATTATCGTTCTGCAACTGAAAAAGGTGTTGGTCTTGTCAATAtgcattaaaaatgaataaacactttTAATTCGTAAAAATACTGTTCACatcagaataaataaaatacaaaagctCAAATAACTTAACTGAAGATAAAATTCGTAATCAACAATTCTACACATCTTATGAAATAGTATATAGATATTCAACAAACACAGACAAAAATCAAACCTTtacctgtttaaatgtttctcAACATAAGCCAGATCCCTCTGAGCTATCGTATTGCGCCCGTTGTATATATTCGTCTCAGTACTCGGTACAGGGTTGGGACTCAAACTCGTGTAGTCAACGTCCCGTCCCTCCTCTTCTGGCTGTTCTTTGGCTTTCAACTTCTCCAGCAAGTCCTTGAACTGCGGTGCCTTAACTTGTGGCTGCTCGGTGAATTTTGTCATCGACGGGTCTTCCATATTTATGGTCTGCGTGCTGTCAAACAGTTCCGTGCATCAACTACTCGGGGAGTTTGACGATACGTGATGGTCTGTGgtggaaataataaaattagACTGTGGAGTTTAAAATTCTGGAATTaagtttatctttttatttgagTACTGTGGTTCTCCATTGAATGTAGATACAGTTTGTTGGGGTTTCATCAGTCTCAAAATCCGAAAATTGACAAGTAAGAACGCTTACAGTATCTTCCAGACAAACTTTCTTCACTAATTTAAGTGGCGTTTTTGAGCTAATTCTATCAATGACTAGAGACGGTGTTTGCTTTGACATTTGGCGCTCTGCGCccgaacaaaaataaatataaataaatataaaacattaatagcaaaaatgtattatactagaaaaatgcttaaattgtttgttttcgcAGCTGTCGAAATACTGAAACACGGGCAAAAATGGTCGGTCTGCAGTTAGTCGGGTTAATTTGGAAAATAATGCTATTCCTATAAAGAAGGAAGTACCGTCTGTTCGTTTTCCAGTTGTTAGACTTAAGGAGCACATATCAATGTGGCGGTTGGCATCCGCGGGCCCATACATAATTAGTATTGTAAAATGGTAATCAATTGCCTTTTATCAGATGAAATTGGTTGTTTGTTGTCAAAAGGAGTTATTAAGCAAGTCAATTAAGTTCCAACAGTGGTTAGTCACACACCGTGGCGTTTGGAGAGAGAAATATTCCAAGATTAGTTTTGGAATGTAGACACATAAACCCACATTGGTGTCTTTTCAAGGGAATCATTGAAGATATAAAGGTTGCAGAATGTTTGTTTAAgccatgtttatatatatttacagacGATCTTAAAAGTGCATAGCATCATATTGATAGTTGTAATCCCAATATATATGAGCTATTCATGGGTTCTCGAAGTAGTAGTTTGTGTTTGCTTCTCTTCAATTCGAAATCAAAACGCTAGGGCATATGTTACGAAGACACGTCGTGTTGTAGTTAAATATCTCCGTACAGCAGGACATAATTTTGCGATGTTTCAAGATGGCGATATTGGAGGTAATATCAATTAAACTGAAGCTCTAAAATCAAGTCAAGaggtaaaaaagaaataattaagttttggATGTATCTTAGAGTCTGAGAGAAAGTACTGTAAAGTACTTGCAAGGTCACAGAACGGCTAGAGTAGGTGTAAACTTATGATAGAAACTGTTTTTTACCTACAGGATTTGCAGACTTGAGAGGGTTCTTGAACGTGCTTTGAGCCAGGAAAGGTTTGATAGATTCAATCTTTTTCCAGTTGGATATTTGAGcttagaagaaaaacaacagctcaatcataaataaaatggtAAATCATCGTTCAAATATATCTTTGAATTGTTTGTCGTTGTAAAAGATAATATGAACTACCCAGAATATTCACAACACAatttacagattaactgatGATTTTGTTACCAACTACTCAAACTTTGTTTACAACCTAGCGTGGACTCATTCATTACCAACGACATCTCTTCAAGCGAATCAGATTGGTCTCTGTTGGATGACTGAATACCCGTGTATCTTGAAACAACTTCTAgaactaagaaaaatgattttaaccaATGAATATCTACAATTGTTTTGCTGACACGTTCAACCTTTCAATTTTTCATGCAATAAATGGTGGCGTTGTAATCTGGTCATGTTTTCATGCCCTGTTTAAGAGCTTTCGGGAATCaactgttattattttgaacatagatgcattaataaaaaatcattgatttatGTTCAtagaataaaactaaaaaataataataatactaataaaaaatactaaaaaactAGTGAATACTAAACCATACAAAATATCGGAACATTTTTCTCCACGAGAaatcagctataattttgcgtgaggggcgtcccacgggtTGCGTCGTAGAAAACACTCTTTTCAAAAAGGaagtatttagaaaaaaagtacaaattaaACTCCAAAAACAAGAATAAAAGAACCAAgcatttgttgatttcaataTGCCTCCGATTAAACACTTCTCCCCAGTCATTTCTTTGCTAGCTATGCAACTGCACTTGAATCTTTATTCCGCCCCGATGACGACGACGATTCATTCATAAATGCTATGGTACAGTGGTTTATGATAGTACAACAGGGTTATCCTTTACAAACACTTAAAGAACGGTTTCCATACCGACTATTGAAAATTGTTTCTGGTTCTCATGATGTGACGCATTCGCGTACATTCCTAGATACGTATAGAACAATAGACGATTTATTCATATGGGTCTTATAATAATATTCTTCCCATTTATGTATAGAGCTGTGGTAATTACTGTGTCATTGTTTCCATTTCAAAGATATGTGTTCAAATGCTAAAGGATATATGCTACAATACCTAGGTTATTGTTTCCTGGCAATTTGGAGGATTTTGGGTTCGATGCCCTCCACGAGCTTCTTCGATGTTTAGTGTCGTTTTCCCTCACTTGAAAGATTTGAAGTAGTAAAAtaagtctttgttttaaaggtgaATACTATCTTTCTTTCAAACAATTCCACGAGGctgttacccccccccccccccgttttGGCATTGCATATTTCGGGCCAGTTTGGGAGGTTTTAGGATGCCGAGGTTAGGTACGCTGGACTCCATGGAAAGAGAAAACTGGATTCGGGTTCCATGAGAGAACAGGTAAACATAAATTAGGATCCTAAAATGACTTTCATTTACAAACTATTCGTCAAtatggaaacatttttaaagaatagataatatatttttaggGAGAGAGGTCTCAAACCCATGTAGCAAGtttaattatacataatttgTTTCATGGGAAGAGACATCTACAAGTTTCATAGCCTTAGACACCCAACGTCAAATCTACTTCACGAATATGAGCTCTTATATTATAGAAAAGGCAAATATGgcgaaataaatataataacatatacaaaaacgAAGCAATACTGTCACGTCTTATGCGTAATTTGTGTTGAATGGAATGTGAACACGAGTGGGCGTTTATTGCCCGATCAAATGGCATGCTCGTTGATACATTGAATTTAACTAGCTGACTCAAGGATTATAAATCTACTCCTTGTGCATAAAATTCACAATGGGGACACgatatttatttgttgaatacagtcatttaagattaaaatgCATCCTAAACATAAAGGCTGGAAAGTACAACGAAGgtggaataaaatataatgatatttgtgAAGActtaatattatgaaatagGAACTTTCGCTGATTAGTCAGTCATAAAAAGCACATACTGTGATAATGTTATAGTTATATTGATGAAACCatacatttatgataaaaaacaacagaacgAACTCcaacaacaataatttaaaaatgatataaaaccGTTTATGGAAATGCTATCAGAAGGGAGTTGGGGGTTCTATCGACGAAAAttcatttgcaataaaataatagaaaatgctGAAATTCTTTGTTTTCGCAGCTGTCGATATACTGGACACATGCAAAAACTGGTCGATCTGCAGTTAGTCAGGTTAGTTTGGAAAATAAGGAGCACATTATCAATGTGGCGGTTGGCATCTGCGGGTCCATACATTAGTTAGTATTGTTAAAATGGTTatcaattgcattttatatgataaaattgGTTAGTTGTTGTGAAAAGGAGTTATTAAGCAAGTAAATAAAGTAGCAATAGTAATAAACCCACTCACAGTGGCGTTTGGAAAGGGAAATACTCAAGTTTTGGAATGTAGGCACATAAATCCACATTTGCGTCATTCAAGGgaaattggaaaataaaaagattgCAGAATGTTTGTTTAAGCCATGTTCATATGTTTTTACAGACGATTTCAAAATTGCATATCATCATATAGATATTTTTAAACCCAATGTAAATTTTTTTGGGGTATTCATGGGTTCTCGGAAGGCAGAAAAAGTAGTTTGCGTATGATTCACTTCCATTCGAAATCAAAACGACAGGGCATATGTTAGCGTAGACACTTCGGTTTGTAGTTAAAGATCTCCGTACAGACGGACATAATTTTGTGATGTATCAAGATGGCGATATTGGAGGTTATATCAATTGAACTGACGTTCTAAATTCAAGTCAAGAGGTAAGAAAGACATTATTCAGTTTTGAATTTCTCTTAGCGTCTACGAAATGCAAGTGGTACTGGAAGTAAAATGCAAGGTGACAGAACGGCTAGGGTACGTGTAGAAAGATTATTATAGAAACTGTTTTTTACATAAAGGAAAACAGAATTTGCAGACTTGTGAGGGTACTATGCTTTGAGCCAGGAAAGTTTGGataaattcaatatatttccagTTGGACATTTGGCGTCAATAGTAAGCCAACGTTTATAGCTGGAGTTTGTGACTGGCAACACAGGTTTTTATTTACGATAAGTTTTATGccataatttcatttttcttatagCCATATCCGAAACAATGACTTGAGAATTCCAAGTATGAAAACCTGCGTTGCCAGTCACAAACTGCAGCTATTAACGTTGCCTTTCAATATGATAgttctaaaataaacattttgactaaGTAATTAATTATTCGTTGTAAACAGATCCTGGCCTCATATTGACAATTCAATGTCGTTTCATTGGAGCAGGGTTTGATCCATTAGAGACTCAGAGCGAAACAAACAACATGGCGGCATATGAATTAAAATCCCGTGCGGATTTTACGGCAG contains:
- the LOC128243666 gene encoding uncharacterized protein LOC128243666 produces the protein MEDPSMTKFTEQPQVKAPQFKDLLEKLKAKEQPEEEGRDVDYTSLSPNPVPSTETNIYNGRNTIAQRDLAYVEKHLNSCRTIISNLKGLLDGQSAQSQPIAPAWRWPRSAG